The following proteins are co-located in the Telopea speciosissima isolate NSW1024214 ecotype Mountain lineage chromosome 9, Tspe_v1, whole genome shotgun sequence genome:
- the LOC122640951 gene encoding vacuolar protein sorting-associated protein 28 homolog 2, whose amino-acid sequence MEVNLWNDKREREMYDNFADLYAIIKVTEKLEKAYVRDIISSAAYEPECLKLIAQFKTLTSTLKDTVPSVERFVDTYKMDCPAALNRLLVSGVPATIEHRAAAAASSTTSASVVAECVQNFITAMDSLKLNMVAVDQVYPLLSDLSASLNKLSILPPDFEGRVKMKEWISRLSKMGAADELTEQQSRQLHFDLESSYNSFMAALPNAGT is encoded by the coding sequence ATGGAGGTGAATCTGTGGAACGACAAGCGTGAGCGGGAGATGTACGACAACTTCGCAGACCTCTATGCCATCATCAAGGTCACTGAGAAGCTCGAAAAGGCCTACGTTCGAGACATCATTTCCTCAGCGGCATATGAGCCCGAGTGCCTCAAGCTTATTGCCCAATTCAAGACCTTGACTTCCACACTCAAGGACACGGTTCCCAGCGTTGAGCGCTTCGTGGACACCTACAAGATGGATTGCCCTGCTGCCCTTAACCGCCTCCTAGTCTCCGGAGTCCCTGCCACGATTGAACACagagctgctgctgctgcttcttctacAACATCGGCATCCGTCGTTGCTGagtgtgtgcagaattttatcACCGCAATGGACTCATTGAAGCTTAACATGGTTGCAGTTGACCAGGTTTACCCCTTGCTTTCTGATCTTTCTGCCTCTCTTAACAAGCTCAGTATCTTGCCCCCTGATTTTGAGGGGAGGGTCAAGATGAAAGAGTGGATTTCGAGGCTCTCAAAGATGGGGGCTGCTGATGAACTGACAGAGCAGCAGTCGAGACAATTGCACTTTGACCTAGAGTCGTCTTATAACTCGTTCATGGCTGCCTTGCCTAATGCTGGCACCTGA
- the LOC122640745 gene encoding gamma-tubulin complex component 5-like isoform X1 — protein MGNPIYNADRFTTETAKSLVSRLHSIFSEDLPLAAPAANLKANELDLVRGVLQMLQGFSSSVFFWDDGVQSFCVKNEIYVTHLSQTSLRVILNQFIYGATCFQLVEIFVRKVERSSVGSPPTLKAFASSVSSWLKSLRDVALREEMKISESDAKTTPTLLGLVNSLSSLCSSSEYLLQVVHGAIPNVYLEAGFSFPAGELAVHILDHLYKKLNEVCLVQGGEEESYQMLLYIFVGSLLPYIEGVDSWLYDGTLDDPFEELFFYANNTISIDESAFWEKSYLLRPLQHQKLDPGLSSVTYASDGESVHGDKKEMADRESILLSSTVKGTDQSGVVLEVCPLFIRDIAKAIVSAGKSLQLIRHVPGEYKTISDCVDGYGRHVGGNDLSGILCRKSIGGLTLSEVFSLSLVGLIGDHDHISMYLKQDSPWNPSFIRLLESCTRKQKLTEENDATSLASGWSEKIWFKFLDDRVLQKKESCSKSAVKGAKSSHEVKDKDIAHNFLNESPFLLSFCPENPVITVCQTPLLENSEKWNMLNLSRNFHLPPLNDENLREAIFGVKDGTPYAVRGTDFTSGFQFGESEYNRSEDDMKTLGELYFFPTILPSFQEDLCISEFLPFQRNSTLVSRVLNWIGSFEPKATPLPLVIMQECLIIYIKKQVDYIGRHILLKLMNGWRLMDELGVLRAIYLLGSGDLLQQFLAVLFEKLDKGESWDDDFELNTILQESIRNSADRMLLSAPDSLVVSITKQHVSSGDAQHNAANLVSTPHKGRNHLFGVDALDLLKFTYKVSWPLELIANTEAIKKYNQVMGFLLKVKRAKFVLDKARRWMWKGRSTATVNHKHHWLVEQKLLHFVDAFHQYVMDRVFHGAWHELCEGMASAGSLDEVIDVHEAYLLSIQRQCFVVPDKLWALIASRIKNILGLALDFYSVQQTLSSGGGALAIKARCEMEVDRIEKQFDDCIAFLLRVLSFKLNVGHFPHLADLVTRINYNYYYMSDSGNLLTVPGAESAVSKLGKGLSVQA, from the exons ATGGGAAATCCCATTTACAATG CAGATAGATTTACAACAGAAACTGCAAAAAGTTTAGTCAGCAGGCTACATAGCATTTTCTCAGAGGACCTTCCCTTGGCAGCGCCAGCTGCCAATTTAAAGGCCAATGAGCTTGATCTG GTTAGGGGTGTCTTACAAATGCTACAAGGATTCTCCAGTTCAGTGTTTTTCTGGGATGATGGAGTGCAAAGTTTCTGTGTCAAAAATGAGATTTATGTGACTCACCTTTCGCAGACAAGTCTCAGGGTCATTCTCAACCAGTTTATCTATGGTGCAACGTGCTTCCAGCTGGTTGAAATTTTCGTCAGAAAGGTGGAGAGATCTTCTGTGGGATCACCTCCTACCTTGAAGGCATTTGCAAGTTCTGTGTCTTCATGGCTTAAG AGCTTGCGGGATGTTGCTTTAAGGGAGGAAATGAAAATATCTGAGTCTGATGCTAAAACCACTCCAACCCTCCTGGGATTAGTAAATTCCTTATCAAG CCTTTGTTCAAGTTCTGAATACCTACTGCAAGTAGTGCATGGAGCGATACCCAATGTTTACCTTGAGGCTGGATTTTCTTTTCCAGCTGGTGAATTAGCAGTTCATATCCTTGACCACCTTTACAAGAAGTTAAATGAAGTTTGTCTCGTGCAAGGTGGCGAG GAAGAATCATACCAGATGCTCTTGTATATATTTGTGGGGAGTTTATTGCCATACATTGAGGGGGTTGATTCCTGGCTTTATGATGGAACTCTTGATGATCCATTTGAGGAG TTGTTTTTTTATGCCAATAATACAATATCAATTGATGAGTCTGCATTCTGGGAAAAGAGCTATCTATTGAGACCATTACAACACCAAAAGTTAGATCCTGGGCTCTCTTCTGTTACTTATGCCAGCGATGGTGAATCAGTGCATGGTGACAAGAAGGAAATGGCTGACCGAGAATCCATCTTGCTGTCCAGCACAGTAAAAGGGACTGATCAGAGTGGAGTAGTCCTTGAAGTCTGTCCTCTATTCATTAGGGACATAGCCAAAGCTATTGTGTCTGCAGGAAAATCACTACAGTTAATCCGGCATGTTCCTGGGGAATATAAAACGATATCTGATTGTGTTGATGGTTATGGAAGACATGTGGGTGGCAATGACTTGAGCGGGATACTTTGTCGGAAGAGCATTGGGGGGTTAACCTTGTCAGAAGTCTTCAGCCTATCCTTGGTGGGTCTCATAGGTGATCATGATCACATCTCTATGTACTTAAAGCAGGATAGTCCTTGGAACCCCTCATTTATCCGTTTGCTTGAGTCTTGTACAAGGAAACAGAAGCTGACAGAAGAAAATGACGCAACTTCCCTAGCTTCTGGTTGGTCGGAGAAGATATGGTTCAAGTTCTTAGATGATAGAGTGTTACAGAAAAAGGAGAGCTGTTCAAAATCTGCAGTCAAGGGTGCAAAAAGTTCTCATGAAGTGAAGGATAAAGATATAGCTCATAATTTTTTGAATGAATCACCTTTTCTTCTGTCATTCTGTCCTGAAAATCCTGTTATCACTGTATGCCAAACACCACTGCTTGAAAACAGTGAAAAGTGGAATATGTTGAACTTAAGTAGAAATTTCCACCTCCCTCCTTTAAATGATGAGAATTTACGAGAAGCTATTTTTGGTGTTAAAGATGGAACACCCTATGCAGTCAGAGGGACAGACTTTACTTCGGGTTTTCAATTTGGGGAGTCTGAATATAATCGTTCAGAGGATGACATGAAGACATTAGGAGAATTGTACTTCTTCCCAACCATTCTACCTTCTTTTCAG GAAGACCTCTGTATTTCAGAGTTCTTACCTTTCCAGAGAAACAGCACCTTGGTCTCAAGAGTTCTTAACTGGATTGGAAGTTTTGAACCAAAGGCTACTCCACTTCCTCTTGTTATTATGCAGGAATGCCTCATTATCTACATCAAGAAACAG GTGGATTACATCGGCAGGCATATCTTGTTAAAGTTGATGAATGGTTGGAGACTGATGGATGAGCTTGGAGTATTGCGTGCTATTTACTTGTTGGGTTCAG GTGACCTGCTGCAGCAGTTTCTCGCTGTTCTTTTTGAAAAGTTAGACAAGGGAGAATCCTGGGATGACGATTTTGAGTTGAATACGATACTCCAG GAATCTATTAGAAACTCTGCTGATAGAATGCTTCTAAGTGCACCGGATTCATTGGTTGTGTCAATCACAAAACAGCATGTTTCCAGTGGTGATGCTCAACATAATGCAGCTAACCTTGTCTCGACTCCTCATAAAGGTCGCAACCACTTGTTTGGGGTTGATGCCCTTGATTTACTGAAATTCACATACAAG GTCTCTTGGCCCCTTGAACTTATTGCTAACACTGAggcaattaaaaaatataaccAG GTTATGGGTTTCTTATTGAAAGTGAAGCGTGCAAAATTTGTTCTTGACAAAGCTCGAAGGTGGATGTGGAAG GGTAGAAGCACTGCAACAGTCAATCATAAGCATCACTGGTTAGTGGAGCAGAAGCTCCTTCATttcgtggatgcttttcaccaATATGTCATGGACAGG GTTTTTCATGGTGCATGGCATGAACTCTGTGAAGGTATGGCATCAGCTGGTTCTCTTGATGAAGTAATTGATGTACACGAGGCCTACCTCTTATCCATCCAGCGCCAGTGCTTTGTGGTTCCAGATAAGCTG TGGGCATTGATTGCAAGCCGAATCAAGAACATTCTTGGGTTAGCTCTAGACTTCTATTCCGTTCAGCAGACTTTAAGTAGTGGTGGAGGTGCCCTTGCAATCAAGGCAAGATGTGAAATGGAAGTAGACCGGATTGAGAAACAGTTTGATGACTGCATTGCTTTTCTTCTGAGA GTCTTGTCATTCAAGCTCAATGTGGGGCACTTTCCTCATTTGGCAGATTTGGTTACAAGAATCAACTATAACTACTACTACATGTCTGATAGTGGTAACTTGCTAACTGTCCCTGGTGCTGAAAGTGCTGTTTCTAAGCTGGGTAAAGGGCTTTCTGTTCAGGCCTGA
- the LOC122640745 gene encoding gamma-tubulin complex component 5-like isoform X2, translating to MGNPIYNDRFTTETAKSLVSRLHSIFSEDLPLAAPAANLKANELDLVRGVLQMLQGFSSSVFFWDDGVQSFCVKNEIYVTHLSQTSLRVILNQFIYGATCFQLVEIFVRKVERSSVGSPPTLKAFASSVSSWLKSLRDVALREEMKISESDAKTTPTLLGLVNSLSSLCSSSEYLLQVVHGAIPNVYLEAGFSFPAGELAVHILDHLYKKLNEVCLVQGGEEESYQMLLYIFVGSLLPYIEGVDSWLYDGTLDDPFEELFFYANNTISIDESAFWEKSYLLRPLQHQKLDPGLSSVTYASDGESVHGDKKEMADRESILLSSTVKGTDQSGVVLEVCPLFIRDIAKAIVSAGKSLQLIRHVPGEYKTISDCVDGYGRHVGGNDLSGILCRKSIGGLTLSEVFSLSLVGLIGDHDHISMYLKQDSPWNPSFIRLLESCTRKQKLTEENDATSLASGWSEKIWFKFLDDRVLQKKESCSKSAVKGAKSSHEVKDKDIAHNFLNESPFLLSFCPENPVITVCQTPLLENSEKWNMLNLSRNFHLPPLNDENLREAIFGVKDGTPYAVRGTDFTSGFQFGESEYNRSEDDMKTLGELYFFPTILPSFQEDLCISEFLPFQRNSTLVSRVLNWIGSFEPKATPLPLVIMQECLIIYIKKQVDYIGRHILLKLMNGWRLMDELGVLRAIYLLGSGDLLQQFLAVLFEKLDKGESWDDDFELNTILQESIRNSADRMLLSAPDSLVVSITKQHVSSGDAQHNAANLVSTPHKGRNHLFGVDALDLLKFTYKVSWPLELIANTEAIKKYNQVMGFLLKVKRAKFVLDKARRWMWKGRSTATVNHKHHWLVEQKLLHFVDAFHQYVMDRVFHGAWHELCEGMASAGSLDEVIDVHEAYLLSIQRQCFVVPDKLWALIASRIKNILGLALDFYSVQQTLSSGGGALAIKARCEMEVDRIEKQFDDCIAFLLRVLSFKLNVGHFPHLADLVTRINYNYYYMSDSGNLLTVPGAESAVSKLGKGLSVQA from the exons ATGGGAAATCCCATTTACAATG ATAGATTTACAACAGAAACTGCAAAAAGTTTAGTCAGCAGGCTACATAGCATTTTCTCAGAGGACCTTCCCTTGGCAGCGCCAGCTGCCAATTTAAAGGCCAATGAGCTTGATCTG GTTAGGGGTGTCTTACAAATGCTACAAGGATTCTCCAGTTCAGTGTTTTTCTGGGATGATGGAGTGCAAAGTTTCTGTGTCAAAAATGAGATTTATGTGACTCACCTTTCGCAGACAAGTCTCAGGGTCATTCTCAACCAGTTTATCTATGGTGCAACGTGCTTCCAGCTGGTTGAAATTTTCGTCAGAAAGGTGGAGAGATCTTCTGTGGGATCACCTCCTACCTTGAAGGCATTTGCAAGTTCTGTGTCTTCATGGCTTAAG AGCTTGCGGGATGTTGCTTTAAGGGAGGAAATGAAAATATCTGAGTCTGATGCTAAAACCACTCCAACCCTCCTGGGATTAGTAAATTCCTTATCAAG CCTTTGTTCAAGTTCTGAATACCTACTGCAAGTAGTGCATGGAGCGATACCCAATGTTTACCTTGAGGCTGGATTTTCTTTTCCAGCTGGTGAATTAGCAGTTCATATCCTTGACCACCTTTACAAGAAGTTAAATGAAGTTTGTCTCGTGCAAGGTGGCGAG GAAGAATCATACCAGATGCTCTTGTATATATTTGTGGGGAGTTTATTGCCATACATTGAGGGGGTTGATTCCTGGCTTTATGATGGAACTCTTGATGATCCATTTGAGGAG TTGTTTTTTTATGCCAATAATACAATATCAATTGATGAGTCTGCATTCTGGGAAAAGAGCTATCTATTGAGACCATTACAACACCAAAAGTTAGATCCTGGGCTCTCTTCTGTTACTTATGCCAGCGATGGTGAATCAGTGCATGGTGACAAGAAGGAAATGGCTGACCGAGAATCCATCTTGCTGTCCAGCACAGTAAAAGGGACTGATCAGAGTGGAGTAGTCCTTGAAGTCTGTCCTCTATTCATTAGGGACATAGCCAAAGCTATTGTGTCTGCAGGAAAATCACTACAGTTAATCCGGCATGTTCCTGGGGAATATAAAACGATATCTGATTGTGTTGATGGTTATGGAAGACATGTGGGTGGCAATGACTTGAGCGGGATACTTTGTCGGAAGAGCATTGGGGGGTTAACCTTGTCAGAAGTCTTCAGCCTATCCTTGGTGGGTCTCATAGGTGATCATGATCACATCTCTATGTACTTAAAGCAGGATAGTCCTTGGAACCCCTCATTTATCCGTTTGCTTGAGTCTTGTACAAGGAAACAGAAGCTGACAGAAGAAAATGACGCAACTTCCCTAGCTTCTGGTTGGTCGGAGAAGATATGGTTCAAGTTCTTAGATGATAGAGTGTTACAGAAAAAGGAGAGCTGTTCAAAATCTGCAGTCAAGGGTGCAAAAAGTTCTCATGAAGTGAAGGATAAAGATATAGCTCATAATTTTTTGAATGAATCACCTTTTCTTCTGTCATTCTGTCCTGAAAATCCTGTTATCACTGTATGCCAAACACCACTGCTTGAAAACAGTGAAAAGTGGAATATGTTGAACTTAAGTAGAAATTTCCACCTCCCTCCTTTAAATGATGAGAATTTACGAGAAGCTATTTTTGGTGTTAAAGATGGAACACCCTATGCAGTCAGAGGGACAGACTTTACTTCGGGTTTTCAATTTGGGGAGTCTGAATATAATCGTTCAGAGGATGACATGAAGACATTAGGAGAATTGTACTTCTTCCCAACCATTCTACCTTCTTTTCAG GAAGACCTCTGTATTTCAGAGTTCTTACCTTTCCAGAGAAACAGCACCTTGGTCTCAAGAGTTCTTAACTGGATTGGAAGTTTTGAACCAAAGGCTACTCCACTTCCTCTTGTTATTATGCAGGAATGCCTCATTATCTACATCAAGAAACAG GTGGATTACATCGGCAGGCATATCTTGTTAAAGTTGATGAATGGTTGGAGACTGATGGATGAGCTTGGAGTATTGCGTGCTATTTACTTGTTGGGTTCAG GTGACCTGCTGCAGCAGTTTCTCGCTGTTCTTTTTGAAAAGTTAGACAAGGGAGAATCCTGGGATGACGATTTTGAGTTGAATACGATACTCCAG GAATCTATTAGAAACTCTGCTGATAGAATGCTTCTAAGTGCACCGGATTCATTGGTTGTGTCAATCACAAAACAGCATGTTTCCAGTGGTGATGCTCAACATAATGCAGCTAACCTTGTCTCGACTCCTCATAAAGGTCGCAACCACTTGTTTGGGGTTGATGCCCTTGATTTACTGAAATTCACATACAAG GTCTCTTGGCCCCTTGAACTTATTGCTAACACTGAggcaattaaaaaatataaccAG GTTATGGGTTTCTTATTGAAAGTGAAGCGTGCAAAATTTGTTCTTGACAAAGCTCGAAGGTGGATGTGGAAG GGTAGAAGCACTGCAACAGTCAATCATAAGCATCACTGGTTAGTGGAGCAGAAGCTCCTTCATttcgtggatgcttttcaccaATATGTCATGGACAGG GTTTTTCATGGTGCATGGCATGAACTCTGTGAAGGTATGGCATCAGCTGGTTCTCTTGATGAAGTAATTGATGTACACGAGGCCTACCTCTTATCCATCCAGCGCCAGTGCTTTGTGGTTCCAGATAAGCTG TGGGCATTGATTGCAAGCCGAATCAAGAACATTCTTGGGTTAGCTCTAGACTTCTATTCCGTTCAGCAGACTTTAAGTAGTGGTGGAGGTGCCCTTGCAATCAAGGCAAGATGTGAAATGGAAGTAGACCGGATTGAGAAACAGTTTGATGACTGCATTGCTTTTCTTCTGAGA GTCTTGTCATTCAAGCTCAATGTGGGGCACTTTCCTCATTTGGCAGATTTGGTTACAAGAATCAACTATAACTACTACTACATGTCTGATAGTGGTAACTTGCTAACTGTCCCTGGTGCTGAAAGTGCTGTTTCTAAGCTGGGTAAAGGGCTTTCTGTTCAGGCCTGA